In Macrobrachium rosenbergii isolate ZJJX-2024 chromosome 27, ASM4041242v1, whole genome shotgun sequence, the genomic stretch GcgaacaataaggaaaatagaaaagatactgtataagataaattcgcataatacagccatcctctttaataagacctgtttaagagagggtctgtttccttcatattattattattattattattattattattattattattattattattattattattattattattattattatattatgacaaCACATACAATTTACAGCTGAAATGCAGTGATAAGCCTCCCCTGACAGAGGAGTCAGGAGTCTCTTTGATATTTTTCGAGGAAAGATTGCATTTCTACGGAGTATCCAATGCTTCTGCCCGGTGTTTCTACAGTGGAATTGAAAGAGTAGAAGAACAGGGCAATTACACAAAGACCTGTGACGAAAAATGGAAGTGAGTCATGCAGTTACGTGCCATTTACTCTTGTATCGCACGCATTTCTTCTTGAAATTTGATGTGTCATTTTGGTTGTTACTGATTTAACATTTACATCATAATACTGTACAAgaacatttaaatttttgtatagttTCATTTTTTGTCTAGAGgccttttatctttctctttgtgatcttatttttttaaagcactaTTATGTTTATGCCTGTCCAAGCTCTGCACTAGGATGGGACTTGGAGTCAAATGAGGAAACACTTGCAGCCAGGTATGCTTTTTGCAAAGGAGAATCTGTTTAGTGACTGTGGTTCACTCTTTCATTCTCTAATTGAGGTTGCAAGTCATCTTGTGATGGAAAAAAGCTCAGATATTTATTGtaacaatttaattttgatacaCCTGCCTCAGTCTTCACCCAGTATCTTGTGTCATGGTACAGTAACATCACTAGCTGAAAGTCCTTCTGGCACTCTTTGCTTTTGCAACATCCGTCAAATTGCATGTCAGGGTAGTCTGTCCAATGCCTTGCCAAGATCCGTAAGTGCAGCATAATCTCTGTTTGTGGTATGATGCTTTCGCTGCAGTTGATCTCTGACAGTTGGTAATTTGAACAACTTTTCCCACCCTACTGGTTGTATTCCTGCCTTCCTCAGCTGCTTCTGGTGACTTGCTTCTTATTCTTGTCAGTCCTAGGGTGTTTCTGCTTTACATTTtccaaatatacatgcatacatacatacatacatacatacatacacttttcctctgtcatttcttttttatcttcattaagcTACTTTACTATCTGAAGTTGAGAACCTGATTCCATTCCTCCAAAGTCATCTATGCTCTTGCCACTTGTCCTTTATCCTGCCCCTTCTTCTGCAGATATGTTTATCCCTTTCCCAGCCTGTTGCCTGCCAGAGCTTGAAGCCCGTTATCTCTGCAGTTTCCTTTTGTACGTCCTATTTCCATTACCATGTCTCTCTTGAAATATATCCCTATCCCAGTGGTGCATTGCATACTTCTGCTGCCAACTGTGtcttttctttccaatttccagcctcaaaaaaaaaaaaatgattactgTGAAGTTGATGGTGAACAAAGCATGAGGTCAACCATAGTCAATAGTTCCTGTAATACCTATGGCTTCATTTCGCTTAATTATTGCACTTTTAGCTTATATGTTTTTAGAGTCTCCAGAGGGAATGCAGTATTTTGTTTTAGGTGTTTTCTGAGTGGAAACTGATTGATTTTGAGTTGAAATGCAGAAGTGTCTTAATCCTGATTGCTGTTGATGTCATCTTTCACATTACAGAGTACATATagcatttagtaattttttttgttatttctgtgtATAGTAGAGTAGAAACtaatttttccctattttccttCAGTATAAAAAAGGAGGTCCAAATACGCCAAAGAGTGACACCTATGGCAGAAGATGGCATTCTGGTGAAGTGTATGAAAATgcctttaaagaagaagaagaccttttATGAAAATGTCCACTTTTTCATACAACCAAGGAGaatcaagagaaaaagagaagaattcaAGGTATGTCTGCTTCACATGTTGCTGAATCTTGTCAGGATTATCATAGAGTTACTTATTAGtcttaatatttgtttgtatgcCCTTGTATTTACCATACAGGGACAAATGACAATTAGTTTATCTGCCTATCTGACCAATCCTCAAAATTTCCTTCAGTCGTCACGGTTAATGTTCATTTAATGCAAAATTACTTTAATGTCTTTGTTGATAAATACTTTCAATGTCATACATAATGGGGATTCAACTCGTTACTTGCGGATCCAAGGGTCAGGGCCAAGATCATACTTATGAGGTCAAAATtcaaataagaatttaatttcGACAGTAACTTTTGAACTATACAAGATAGATACTTCACGTTAGgtataaatattacattaattaatgaaaCTGGTGTGCAGGTAATGTCAGGCTTGAGGTTATACTTAAAAGTCAAAGGTTAGATAACTTATTCTTGATCAGAACTTTTGAACTATGCAGGATAGGTTTGAGTTATTATTTTATCCAACTGGCATTACAGTGCAAAATAGATACTTCATATTTGGCAATGAGGCTTATGTCCAGAATGAGATCAAGGTCATACTTAGCGGTCAGAGGTCATTTAGTGCAGTAGACAGATGACAGTGTTGGTTCTTTTAGTATCAGAAGCTTTTTAAGATGAATTCCCATTAAGGTGCTAAGATTGTTCCCCCACAATGGCTGAGGTGAGTGCTGTATAGGTAGTCCCCTACACACAAATGATTTCCTTTCCAAGAGcttgtttttttaagttgaatTTGTTTTAAGTCCAACAAAATTAACCTAGACATCCATCATTGTAGTTAGCCTATGACTAACTACAATGTGGTCTTTGCACTTAAGTTTATAATGAATAGAAGTCTTAAATCCTTCCTTGAAAAAGTGGCTCTACAATATGTGAAACAAAGTTTATATATTGTGTGGACACAGAAGCTTGTAACTTTGAAAGTTTGTCATtagaggactgcctgtattaaattttattaagttAACTTGTTAACTTCTGTTATGCCATGCTATTTATGTCACTCTCTACAACTGAGTCCATGCCTTGACCAGATAAGTAGGCTGTAACTTACCTTCAAACTAGGTTGTGTCATGCATGACCTGGTTTAGGGTAATCGGACAATGTTATGTGTCATTAAGCTCCATGGCTGGTCTTGCTGTAGGGATAGTCTGGTCATGTTCCCTGGAGAACCATTTACTGAGATTAATATGAATACTATTATAATTTATCCATGAGGTTTTACTCCCTCCTTGTGTTAACTTGTACAGATTTCACTATTTCTCACAGACAAAGTATATTTAGGGTttttaaatgcaaacaaaatatacaaaaaaagtttgagacaaagacttttaaagaaaaactaacaCAGGAAGGCTAACTTAATTTTAAGACATACCATATTCAGGGCTGCATTCAATTTAgacaggcttctctctctctctctctctctctctctctctctctctctctctctctctctctctctctctctctctctctcagaatgtccACATTGACTGTTTATCACTGTTTCCAAACTAAAGgcccaggtttgaatcctggctggGACAGAGggctttttaattataattccttGTGGGTGTTATTCCCAAGTTAGAGTGAGTTCAGTATTAAGTGGTATTTGTAACTTAATTGTTGTGAGATTAAAAAACCCACATGTGCATAATTGTCAAGCTTTTATGAAAAGTCAAGTGTTACAAACTCACCAATTGGCTGTTATGGTGGGGATGGTTCAATTTCAGCTGTCAGTACAGTACCTGTATTGGCTGTTATAGTGGAGATGGTTTGATATTAGTTCTCAGTGCAGTACCCGTATTTGTCAGGAGAATGTATGGCAGAGTcaatatcaacttatatctcttgATAACCAAATGGTCAAATTGACCATTTATTGCTTTTTCTAAATCAAAGgcctgggttcgaatcctggccagggatGAAGCGGTTATAAGTTATAATTCTATTTGGACAAAAGTTATTCCTAAGGCACAGTGAATTTCATATTTGGTGATATTTGTGgccctatttttttttgtgtatcgtAATATACGTATGCAGAGGACCTATTGTTAACATTAGAATATAGGGAAGAGGTGGCAGAAGTGTTTAAAAGGTTGAAAAGTGGGAATGTGGAGGAGAGGACTGAAAGGCAACGTAAGCATACCAGAGATTACAGTGActggaaaataataagtaaagcCAGAAATGTAGGCATGGTTATGGAAAGAAGGGTGTGGGGGTGAACTCTGTACCATCTAATGAAAGAACCAGATGGTATCAGAAAATGTACATGAGGGAAGAGATATTTGATGCATGAATTGCATTAGAAAAGCTAAAGGGGAAGAGAGGTGTGTTGGAAACCTCGTTGTGGTAAAGGGACAGGTATTAGAAAAGGTAGAGTATTTCCTTTATCTTGGGAATGCATGGGACTGTGAAGTTTATGGAGAAAGAGAACTAGACTGTGGGTAAATAAAAGTATCTCTTTGGAAGAGAGAGCAAATACTTCCAATGGATGCATCATGGTCACTGAAATGGAAGATAGTAgagaatttgaaattttgtgtCTGTAGCATGTAAAGATAAATTGCTCTAGTTTGGTGGGAAAATTGCATTACAAACGAAGAACTGTTGGGGAGATGTGATGTCTAGAGGCTGTAAAAAAGATCTCAAAGATTGAAATGCTTTGAACACATTATCCGAAGAATGAGGAACGGGACAAATGCCTACAAGGAAGTTTAAGAAACCGTGGAAAAGGGAGGGAGATAGAGATCGAGACCTGATTGGAATTCAAGCTGACAGTGCACAAGACAGAAAGGCAATGGAGAGAGACCTCCTCTTACATCTAAATctgtaaagggaaaaataaatgcaaaaatagtCATGATGCTGTGGTGATAATGTAATTTGTTTTATGACTTGGAGACAGTTGCACTTCATTTATAATATGCAGTGTTCATAATGTTCCCTCTGAAGTTTAATTTGTTTAtgcaattttgaaaaatatacacaACACCCAATTCTTTTAACACATCCAAACCTTGAAAACTGGAAAGCTAATAAGTAACTGATCAAAGTATTGTAGTACACCCCTCTTAGACATGCCCGTGtagatactgtatgtataactgaatttatgtttactttcatttttgttcttgtaACAGGAATTTACTTTTACCCATAACAGGCCAACTTTGGGGAAAGAAGGCGTGAAAATCTAAGTGTTATCATTCTAGGAACAGATTCTGTATCACGAGGTAATCTTCGTCGCCACATGCCAAGAACTTTTGCATACCTCACTGAAAACCTCAAGGTTATAGATCTGAAAGGTTTCAATAAAATTGGTGATAACACTGATCCTAACCTATCAGCGATATTGATGGGCATGTATTTTGATGAAGTGAAAAAACAATCCTGTTTAGCAAATAATTCAATAGTTAATTTTGATGAGTGCCCTTTTATTTGGAACAATTTTGCAAGTAAAGGATATGCTACAATTTTTGCTGAAGACGCTCCATGGATGGGAAGTTTTCACTGGAAAAAAGCTGGATTTTGCAAAGAACCCACTGACTATTACAACAGGCCGTATTTTTATGCCGCTGAGAAAACTATTGGAAACTCGCCTGGtagcaaaagaaaatgtaatttatgtCAGGGAGTAAGAGTTAGCATTTCCCTAGTTCATAATTACTCCCTCGCTGTTGCTGAAACGCTCAAAGACATTCCTTATTTTGCTTACTACTGGACAGCAGCCTCTACACATGAAAATCTGAAACAACCAGCAGCTGTTGATCAACTGTGCCTGAATTACCTGAAACTCCTCTCAGAGGGGGGATACTTAGAGAACACTGTCTTGTTTTTCATTAGTGACCATGGTCTAAGATGGGGAGATTTCAGATCAACCTACTCTGGAATGCTTGAAGAAAGATTGCCATATGTGATGATCAAATTTCCTGAGTGGTTTGAGAAGGAGTACCCCGAAGCTATTCAGAACCTGCATGTGAATACCGAGAGACTGACATCCTCCTTCGATCTGCATGTTACATTGCATGATATTCTGAATCAAGCCTATGAAAATTTAGAGGAAAGGTGAGTGAAATGAATCATCTTTGAAGTACTTTCTCTTGAAAAAGTTTAACTTAACATGCATAGAATGATTTGCAACATGTCATTcagtaaaaatggtaaaatttctgTT encodes the following:
- the LOC136853659 gene encoding uncharacterized protein isoform X3; amino-acid sequence: MRGIHRRFLVLFSLVVGTTLIYLLYSGAPIPGPVNSSNTTLYSDFLIGLRHLINTPSCVIPDIDPFHPSLRKYIAKDHKPLKCSDKPPLTEESGVSLIFFEERLHFYGVSNASARCFYSGIERVEEQGNYTKTCDEKWNIKKEVQIRQRVTPMAEDGILVKCMKMPLKKKKTFYENVHFFIQPRRIKRKREEFKANFGERRRENLSVIILGTDSVSRGNLRRHMPRTFAYLTENLKVIDLKGFNKIGDNTDPNLSAILMGMYFDEVKKQSCLANNSIVNFDECPFIWNNFASKGYATIFAEDAPWMGSFHWKKAGFCKEPTDYYNRPYFYAAEKTIGNSPGSKRKCNLCQGVRVSISLVHNYSLAVAETLKDIPYFAYYWTAASTHENLKQPAAVDQLCLNYLKLLSEGGYLENTVLFFISDHGLRWGDFRSTYSGMLEERLPYVMIKFPEWFEKEYPEAIQNLHVNTERLTSSFDLHVTLHDILNQAYENLEERSFTPTLPNHGQSLFKEISENRTCKEAGIPDHYCACEDTKEVDPLNPHLHKAAEVCVGAINKGLGAFPDCMQLKLNKVLNGRVGYASKSTKPKAVNTVVSSYHLTFTTVPGNAKLEATLTFHNGEFELTSEVSRINRYGNQSHCIIDDVYRKYCYCKDLIA
- the LOC136853659 gene encoding uncharacterized protein isoform X4, which codes for MRDFLIGLRHLINTPSCVIPDIDPFHPSLRKYIAKDHKPLKCSDKPPLTEESGVSLIFFEERLHFYGVSNASARCFYSGIERVEEQGNYTKTCDEKWNIKKEVQIRQRVTPMAEDGILVKCMKMPLKKKKTFYENVHFFIQPRRIKRKREEFKANFGERRRENLSVIILGTDSVSRGNLRRHMPRTFAYLTENLKVIDLKGFNKIGDNTDPNLSAILMGMYFDEVKKQSCLANNSIVNFDECPFIWNNFASKGYATIFAEDAPWMGSFHWKKAGFCKEPTDYYNRPYFYAAEKTIGNSPGSKRKCNLCQGVRVSISLVHNYSLAVAETLKDIPYFAYYWTAASTHENLKQPAAVDQLCLNYLKLLSEGGYLENTVLFFISDHGLRWGDFRSTYSGMLEERLPYVMIKFPEWFEKEYPEAIQNLHVNTERLTSSFDLHVTLHDILNQAYENLEERSFTPTLPNHGQSLFKEISENRTCKEAGIPDHYCACEDTKEVDPLNPHLHKAAEVCVGAINKGLGAFPDCMQLKLNKVLNGRVGYASKSTKPKAVNTVVSSYHLTFTTVPGNAKLEATLTFHNGEFELTSEVSRINRYGNQSHCIIDDVYRKYCYCKDLIA
- the LOC136853659 gene encoding uncharacterized protein isoform X1, producing MKQDAFCRPVKYGIHRRFLVLFSLVVGTTLIYLLYSGAPIPGPVNSSNTTLYSDFLIGLRHLINTPSCVIPDIDPFHPSLRKYIAKDHKPLKCSDKPPLTEESGVSLIFFEERLHFYGVSNASARCFYSGIERVEEQGNYTKTCDEKWNIKKEVQIRQRVTPMAEDGILVKCMKMPLKKKKTFYENVHFFIQPRRIKRKREEFKANFGERRRENLSVIILGTDSVSRGNLRRHMPRTFAYLTENLKVIDLKGFNKIGDNTDPNLSAILMGMYFDEVKKQSCLANNSIVNFDECPFIWNNFASKGYATIFAEDAPWMGSFHWKKAGFCKEPTDYYNRPYFYAAEKTIGNSPGSKRKCNLCQGVRVSISLVHNYSLAVAETLKDIPYFAYYWTAASTHENLKQPAAVDQLCLNYLKLLSEGGYLENTVLFFISDHGLRWGDFRSTYSGMLEERLPYVMIKFPEWFEKEYPEAIQNLHVNTERLTSSFDLHVTLHDILNQAYENLEERSFTPTLPNHGQSLFKEISENRTCKEAGIPDHYCACEDTKEVDPLNPHLHKAAEVCVGAINKGLGAFPDCMQLKLNKVLNGRVGYASKSTKPKAVNTVVSSYHLTFTTVPGNAKLEATLTFHNGEFELTSEVSRINRYGNQSHCIIDDVYRKYCYCKDLIA
- the LOC136853659 gene encoding uncharacterized protein isoform X2, producing the protein MLFADQSRIHRRFLVLFSLVVGTTLIYLLYSGAPIPGPVNSSNTTLYSDFLIGLRHLINTPSCVIPDIDPFHPSLRKYIAKDHKPLKCSDKPPLTEESGVSLIFFEERLHFYGVSNASARCFYSGIERVEEQGNYTKTCDEKWNIKKEVQIRQRVTPMAEDGILVKCMKMPLKKKKTFYENVHFFIQPRRIKRKREEFKANFGERRRENLSVIILGTDSVSRGNLRRHMPRTFAYLTENLKVIDLKGFNKIGDNTDPNLSAILMGMYFDEVKKQSCLANNSIVNFDECPFIWNNFASKGYATIFAEDAPWMGSFHWKKAGFCKEPTDYYNRPYFYAAEKTIGNSPGSKRKCNLCQGVRVSISLVHNYSLAVAETLKDIPYFAYYWTAASTHENLKQPAAVDQLCLNYLKLLSEGGYLENTVLFFISDHGLRWGDFRSTYSGMLEERLPYVMIKFPEWFEKEYPEAIQNLHVNTERLTSSFDLHVTLHDILNQAYENLEERSFTPTLPNHGQSLFKEISENRTCKEAGIPDHYCACEDTKEVDPLNPHLHKAAEVCVGAINKGLGAFPDCMQLKLNKVLNGRVGYASKSTKPKAVNTVVSSYHLTFTTVPGNAKLEATLTFHNGEFELTSEVSRINRYGNQSHCIIDDVYRKYCYCKDLIA